GCTGCAATCCTCGATCCAGTCGGGCGCGGTGCGGCTGAAGCGGCCGTCCCAGGCGCTGGTATCGATTTCTGGCCAGTTCGCGCGCACCTTGGCCAGGGCATATTCCTCGATCCCCATGTGCATCACGCGGCACGAGAAGGTGAAATGGACAAGCCGCCCGGCCCTGCGATCGACCATCACGAAGCCGACCAGCCCGTAGCGGCCGTAGTTATCCCAGGCGAAGATCGACCAGCTGTCGAAGCCGACCAGGTCGATGATGTCGCGCTCGAGCGCGGCCTGCTCGACGCGCAAGCCAGTATAGTTGAGCTGGTTCGATCGGTTGATCAGTTCGGCAATACGCGGCGCGAAATCGAGATTGTCCATCATGTGCGGCGCACAGGCGCGGATGCCGCACGACCGCAGGAAATCCTCGTTGGACAGAGTGGTCGCGGCGGCACGGTCGCGTTTTTTTCGTTCAAGCATGCGATAGTCGTCGAGCCGGCTGCGCGTGCCGGTCTGGAGCGCGAGCAGGCCGGCGAGCTGGTCGTCGGCATCGGCGCGGGTAATGTCGAGCGTCTGGATCTCGGGCAGAAAGTGGCGGACTTCGGCGAGGTTCAGCGCGTTGTCGTCGACGAACAGCACATTGGCGGGGCGCAGCTGCATGTCCTCGACGATCGCCTGGATCGCTGCGGGCTTGGGCGCGAAGGCGATATGCGGGAACACGAACTCGTCCCACAGGCCAAGCCCGACAAGCATCGCCTTCGCCGTTTCGAAATCGTTCTTCGAGCAGATCGAGGAGACCACGCCCTTCGCGTTGAACGCGCGGACGAATTCGGCACGATGCGCGTGCAGCGCGACCGCATCGCCGTCGGCGAGTGTGCCGCGCCACAACGTATCGTCGAGGTCCCAGATGATGAGCTTGATCGGTGCCGTCCACATCCCCTTATTGTAGGACGTGCGCGCGCTCTCCGGGCGGAAGCACTAGAGCAGCCCCTGCTCGCGATACCAGGCGGCGGTCGCAGCGAGCCCGGCATGCGTCTCGACTTGCGGGCGCCAGAGATCGGCGGGCGGGCGGCGGGACGCGTCGATCACCCAATCCTCATGGCAGAAATAGGCGACGCGGTCAGGCGTCAGCTTGGCTCGCTTGCCGCGCACCAGCCGGTCGAGATGCGCGCCTGCCATCATCAGCGGCCGCGGTAGCGCGATCGCGGCAACGCGCTTGCCGGTCGCAGTGCCGATCGCGCGTCCGAATTCCCTGTGGCTCCAGCCATTTTCACGGCCGTCGTCGCAATCATAGCTGCGCCCGCCGTTCCCGCCATTGGCGAGCGCGAGCAACAGCCGGCCGAGGTCACCGACTTCGATCACGGACAGCCGTCCGCCGGGGGGCAGCAGCGCGATGCCGTTTCTCGCCAGACGGAACAGTTCGAGCATCTCCATGTCACCCGGGCCATAGATTGCCGGCGGCCGCACGATGCTGGTGTCGAGCAGCGAATGCGCGACCAGTTGCTCGGCTTCGGCCTTGGACCAGCCATAGGCGGACATATCGGGCTCACGCGCGGCGAGCGACGAGACATGGACGAATCGCTGCACTCCCGCACCCTCGGCAGCGGTGAGCATGTTGCGCGTACCCTCGATATTGCCGGCCGCGAAGCCGGCGCGGTCAGGCGCGTTCACGACCCCCGCGACATGGATCACCGCATCGGCGCCCTGGCAAAGCCGCGCCAGTGCCACCGTGTCGCCGAGATCGCCGGCGATCCAGTCGATATGCGCGCGCGCCGCCTGCTCGCGCCGGGTGAGCGCGCGAACGTGGTGCCCCGCTGCGGTGGCGAGCGCGATCAGCCGCGACCCGACGAACCCGGTGCCCCCGGTGATCGCGAGAACGCTCACAGCAGCGCCATATGGCTGCGATGCACCAGCGCCGAGCGCGGGGCGTAACCGAGGATCTCGGCATGCTCGTCGCTACGCCGCCCGACCAGACGCGCGGCATCATCGACCGGATATTCGGCCAGTCCACGCGCGAACGCCCTGCCGTCGGGTCCGGCGATCACCACAAGGTCGCCCCGCGCGAAATCGCCCTCGACGCGCGCTGCGCCGGCAGCGAGCAGGCTCTTGCCCGCTGTGAGCGCCTTCGCGGCACCGGCATCGA
This genomic stretch from Sphingomonas sp. LM7 harbors:
- a CDS encoding NAD(P)-dependent oxidoreductase: MSVLAITGGTGFVGSRLIALATAAGHHVRALTRREQAARAHIDWIAGDLGDTVALARLCQGADAVIHVAGVVNAPDRAGFAAGNIEGTRNMLTAAEGAGVQRFVHVSSLAAREPDMSAYGWSKAEAEQLVAHSLLDTSIVRPPAIYGPGDMEMLELFRLARNGIALLPPGGRLSVIEVGDLGRLLLALANGGNGGRSYDCDDGRENGWSHREFGRAIGTATGKRVAAIALPRPLMMAGAHLDRLVRGKRAKLTPDRVAYFCHEDWVIDASRRPPADLWRPQVETHAGLAATAAWYREQGLL